GGCGCCCTTGCCGCCGAAGCCCTCGCGGATGCGCTCCGCGTGCTTGTCGGCGATGCACCGGTCCTCCGCGTCCAGCGGGACCGCGCCGAAGTCCCGGGGCTCGAGCTCGCGGACGAAGTCCTGCGGAGGGCCCTCGGACGAGTTCGGGTCCGGGCCGATGCCGTCCTTCGTCGGCGGCGGGTTGTCCGGCCCGTACCCCTCCACCGGCTGCTCCTCGTACCCGGGAAGGTCCTCCGGGCGGGGAATCGGCTTGCCGTTCGCGTCGGTCGGCGCCGGCAGCACCTTCCGGCACTCCGCGTTGACGGTGCGCACGAGCTTCGAGAACCGCTTCGTGGACGCGCTGTCGTCCGCGGCGGTCGGGGCGCTCACCGGACGGACGCTGCTGCCCGCGGAGGCGGGGGCGGCGCCGGCGCCGGACTTCTCCGTGCCGCATCCGACGAGGACGAGCGAGCTGAGGCCGGCCGCGATCAGCGCGGCGGAGATACGTGAGATTCGCATGGCCTCATCCTGTCCGGCGCCCGGGCGGGCCCACATGAGTACGCGTACTCACCTACCCCCCTACGGGGTCAACACCCCTGCGACTAGGGGCCCTTGAGTGGTCGGCGAGGCCATTGCCCACCGATCTCGGGCGTCCATAAAGTCCGTGACCATCAAGCACCTCGGACTGACCCGAACGGGAGAGAAAACCGTGCGAAGAACCGTCTTCCCCATCGTCGCCGCCGTTTCCATGGCGCTGCTTCTTCCGCAGCAGGCCTCGGCCGACGAGGCGCCGCCGGAACAGCCTTTGTCCGCCGGTGAATTCAACGCCATCGGCCCCGGCACCTACCAGTCGGAGTACGACCGGTATCAGATCACCGAGAACGACGTTCCGATCAGCCTGATGACCCGCAGCCACGCCGTCACGGGGCAGGGCGCCGGGGTGGCGCAGGCACTGGACGCGCCCGCCGACCGCAGCGACCTCGCCGTGTTCGGGCCGAGTTGGACGGCCGAGTTCCTCGGCGGTCAGCTCAACCGTGAGCTGACCCAGGGCTCCGGCTTCATCAGCACCAAGGACCTCGCGGTCAACGAGTCCGTGCGCTACGACCTGACCGACTCGCTGGAGCGTCCCGACGGCGGCAGCGTCAGCACGTACACCGCCGCCGACGGCTCCACCGTGGTGGCGAACAGCGTCTGGGACGACCTCACGGGCCAGCTGACCACCACGATCACCGAGACGGCCAACGTCGACCTCACCACGGCGCCCGCGGGGGACGACGTCCCCGTGAACGCGCTCGGTGCGGCCTACTCCGCCGCCGACCTGAAGCCGAAGTTCACCTGGAAGCAGGTCGGCACCGGCAGCGACGACTGGCGCGTGACCGGCGTGGGCACCACGGCGTTCAAGGTGACCACGGTCAACTACGACGCCCAGGGCCGCGTCAAGCAGATCAACGAGCCGGCGCGGGGCGAGAACGCGGCGCAGACGGTGAAGGTCGCCTACGCGTCGGCCACCACCGCCGCCGGCAGCACGCTCGGCGACGTGGCCGGCCAGGTCAAGGAGATCAGCGTCACCTCCGGGGCGACGGTGGAGACGCTGGCCCGCTACTCGTACGACGCTTCGGGCCTGCTGCGGAAGGTGGCCAACCCGGCCGCCGGCGCCGACCTGAACACGTACGCCTACGACGCCGCCGACCGCGTGTCCGCGGCCACCACCGACGAAGGCGCCCGCTGGGAGCTGTCCTACGCCGGTGACGAGGTCGCGCCGCAGGCGAGCGAGACCACCGGCACGGTGCCCGAGCCGGGCAGCTCGGTCACGGGCGCCCCGAGCCAGAACG
Above is a genomic segment from Streptomyces sp. NBC_00094 containing:
- a CDS encoding phospholipase A2, whose translation is MRRTVFPIVAAVSMALLLPQQASADEAPPEQPLSAGEFNAIGPGTYQSEYDRYQITENDVPISLMTRSHAVTGQGAGVAQALDAPADRSDLAVFGPSWTAEFLGGQLNRELTQGSGFISTKDLAVNESVRYDLTDSLERPDGGSVSTYTAADGSTVVANSVWDDLTGQLTTTITETANVDLTTAPAGDDVPVNALGAAYSAADLKPKFTWKQVGTGSDDWRVTGVGTTAFKVTTVNYDAQGRVKQINEPARGENAAQTVKVAYASATTAAGSTLGDVAGQVKEISVTSGATVETLARYSYDASGLLRKVANPAAGADLNTYAYDAADRVSAATTDEGARWELSYAGDEVAPQASETTGTVPEPGSSVTGAPSQNDPEGVAPAAEDFTGSEINDPYAYPSYCSNAGTWMYYTYSGCSTKVAHYGWRNPFWTKTPNGSWVRGIYYDHCTTAPDKPAGFDFRAACDSHDYSYGTIGNAYKGYRYYLDKYKGWQSDAEFWNMLYNKTCTAYWFKGTCRKLANVYYGAVAIVGRAKNGANAT